A genome region from Penaeus chinensis breed Huanghai No. 1 chromosome 22, ASM1920278v2, whole genome shotgun sequence includes the following:
- the LOC125037199 gene encoding cdc42 homolog yields the protein MQTIKCVVVGDGAVGKTCLLISYTTNKFPSEYVPTVFDNYAVTVMIGGEPYTLGLFDTAGQEDYDRLRPLSYPQTDVFLVCFSVVSPSSFENVKEKWVPEITHHCQKTPFLLVGTQIDLRDDAATVEKLAKNKQKPITYEQGDKLSRELKAVKYVECSALTQKGLKNVFDEAILAALEPPEPQRRRKCIVL from the exons ATGCAGACCATTAAATGCGTAGTGGTGGGCGATGGAGCGGTGGGTAAGACCTGCCTCCTCATCTCCTACACGACAAACAAGTTCCCTTCAGAATACGTTCCCACA gTATTTGACAACTATGCTGTGACTGTTATGATAGGAGGGGAGCCATACACATTAGGCCTTTTTGATACAGCTG GTCAGGAGGATTATGACAGACTGCGACCTCTTAGCTATCCACAGACAGATGTTTTCTTAGTCTGCTTCTCAGTGGTATCCCCTTCATCCTTTGAGAATGTCAAGGAAAAG tGGGTACCAGAAATCACTCACCACTGCCAGAAGACTCCATTCCTCCTAGTAGGCACACAGATAGATTTGCGAGATGATGCAGCAACAGTAGAAAAGTTGGCAAAGAATAAGCAGAAGCCAATCACCTACGAACAAGGGGACAAGCTCAGTCGTGAGCTGAAGGCCGTCAAGTACGTGGAATGCTCCGCGCTCACACAGAAGGGGCTGAAGAATGTATTTGATGAAGCAATTCTTGCAGCCCTGGAGCCCCCAGAACCTCAGAGACGAAGGAAATGTATTGTTCTGTAG